A genomic region of Cannabis sativa cultivar Pink pepper isolate KNU-18-1 chromosome 1, ASM2916894v1, whole genome shotgun sequence contains the following coding sequences:
- the LOC133035784 gene encoding uncharacterized protein LOC133035784 translates to MAAYTGNSDPCDHLSRFNQVMTVMRVNNDAKCLCFLLTLSGSAKEWFKKLEPGSVGCWTKLQTSFWRKFVAARKVILEKVDDRQQLALLQAGIRTGTLFWNELQQEGASNLHEFQKTVQKYINLEEAQIVAYGGYYPTGIAGYVPGAQLPGTLPTAVPPMSGIQFSATPEYSQGQALAPASSHFRNSSGISGQAPSHSAPTASLEGPSQGSQSKRSSKGSNRTEDKRQKRGYTLQYTQYTGLTDSQERVYFATRKNTHYRRPPPLYRDSSQRDSNKRCEYHKNIGHSTNECKNLKDEIENFIRLGHLYEWIKNPLPHLNPVQAT, encoded by the exons atggcagcttataccgggaactcggACCCTTGCgatcacctgtcacggttcaaccaagtcatgacagtcatgagaGTCAACAATGACGCCAAGTGTTTATGCTTCTTGCTTACTTTAAGCGGGTCCGCAaaagaatggttcaagaaactggagccaggatccgtgggctgctgGACTAAGCTGCAAACCAGTTTCTGGAGGAAGTTTGTCGCTGCAAGAAAAGTTATTCTGGAG AAAGTCGATGACAGACAACAGCTCGCTCTTCTtcaagcaggcatccgtacagggactctgTTTTGGAACGagttacagcaagaaggagccTCCAACCTTCATGAATTCCAGAAAACAGTCCAAAAGTACATCAACCtagaagaggcccaaatagtggcctacgGGGGATACTACCCTACTGGGATAGCGGGATATGTACCCGGAGCTCAGCTCCCAGGAACCTTACCAACAGCTGTTCCACCGATGAGCGGCATACAATTTTCCGCTACCCCTGAATATAGTCAGGGTCAGGCCTTAGCCCCTGCGTCTTCTCATTTTAGGAACTCGTCTGGGATAAGCGGACAAGCCCCATCTCACTCCGCTCCGACCGCAAGCTTAGAAGGTCCCTCTCAAGGCTCTCAGAGCAAGAGGTCCTCAAAAGGCAGCAACCGGACAGAGGATAAGCggcagaaaagggggtacactcttCAATATACCCAGTACACGGGGCTAacagactcccaagagcgtgtgtatttCGCTACTAGGAAAAacacgcactaccggagaccacctccTCTGTACAGGGATAGCTCCCAGAGGGATTCCAAtaaaagatgcgagtatcaCAAAAACATTGggcatagcaccaatgaatgcaaaaacctcaaggacgagatcgaaaactTCATCCGGTTGGGACATCTTTACGAATGGATCAAGAATCCGTtgcctcacctcaatccggTTCAGGCAACATGA